In Escherichia ruysiae, a genomic segment contains:
- the hofO gene encoding DNA utilization protein HofO, whose amino-acid sequence MNTLFDWWFATSLRIRQFCWAVWLLMLVTLIFLSSAHQEESDALIRLRASHHQQWTALYRLVDTTPISEEKTLSFSPLDFQLPGAQLLYWHPSAQGGELALKTFWEAVPSAFTRLAERNVSVSRFSLSVEGDDLLFTLQLEMPHEG is encoded by the coding sequence ATGAACACTCTCTTTGATTGGTGGTTCGCGACATCACTCCGTATCCGCCAGTTTTGCTGGGCAGTCTGGTTGCTGATGTTAGTTACGCTCATTTTTCTTTCCTCGGCACACCAGGAAGAGAGTGACGCATTAATTCGACTGCGGGCAAGTCATCACCAGCAATGGACTGCACTTTATCGCCTGGTAGACACCACTCCCATCAGCGAAGAAAAAACGCTGTCCTTTTCGCCACTGGATTTTCAGTTGCCCGGCGCGCAACTGCTTTACTGGCATCCATCCGCTCAGGGAGGCGAGTTGGCGTTGAAAACGTTCTGGGAAGCGGTGCCGTCGGCATTTACACGGCTGGCAGAGCGCAACGTCAGCGTGAGCCGTTTTTCATTAAGCGTGGAAGGTGATGATCTTTTGTTCACGCTACAACTGGAGATGCCGCATGAGGGGTAA
- the hofQ gene encoding DNA uptake porin HofQ: MKQWIAALLLMMIPSVQAAKPQKVTLMVDDVPVAQVLQALAEQEKLNLVVSPDVNGTVSLHLTDVPWKQALQTVVKSAGLITRQEGNILSVHSVAWQNDNIARQEAEQARVQANLPLENRNITLQYADAGELAKAGEKLLSAKGSMTVDKRTNRLLLRDNKTALSALEQWVAQMDLPVGQVELLAHIVTINEKSLRELGVKWTLADAQQTGGVGQVTTLGGDLSVATATTHIGFNIGRINGRLLDLELSALEQKQQLDIIASPRLLASHLQPASIKQGSEIPYQVSSGESGATSVEFKEAVLGMEVTPTVLQKGRIRLKLHISQNVPGQVLQQADGEVLAIDKQEIETQVEVKSGETLALGGIFTRKNKSGQDSVPLLGDIPWFGQLFRHDGKEDERRELVVFITPRLVSSE, encoded by the coding sequence ATGAAGCAATGGATAGCCGCACTACTGTTGATGATGATACCCAGCGTACAGGCGGCAAAGCCGCAAAAAGTGACGCTGATGGTGGATGACGTTCCGGTGGCTCAGGTGTTACAGGCGCTGGCTGAACAGGAGAAGTTAAACCTGGTGGTTTCGCCAGACGTCAATGGTACGGTGTCGTTACATCTCACTGACGTTCCCTGGAAACAGGCACTACAAACCGTAGTGAAAAGCGCCGGGCTGATAACGCGCCAGGAAGGCAACATTCTTTCAGTGCATTCCGTTGCCTGGCAGAATGACAATATCGCCCGTCAGGAGGCTGAACAGGCGCGGGTGCAGGCAAATCTGCCGCTGGAAAATCGCAATATTACTCTGCAATACGCCGACGCCGGAGAGCTGGCGAAAGCAGGAGAAAAGCTACTTAGCGCCAAAGGCAGCATGACTGTCGATAAACGTACTAATCGCCTTTTGCTGCGTGATAACAAAACGGCGTTAAGCGCACTGGAGCAGTGGGTAGCGCAAATGGATTTGCCGGTCGGGCAGGTTGAACTGTTGGCGCACATTGTCACCATTAATGAAAAAAGTCTGCGCGAGTTAGGCGTGAAATGGACGCTGGCCGATGCGCAACAAACCGGCGGCGTTGGGCAAGTGACCACGCTCGGCGGCGATCTCTCTGTGGCAACGGCAACGACGCATATCGGTTTTAACATTGGGCGTATCAACGGGCGTTTACTGGATCTGGAGCTTTCCGCGCTCGAACAAAAACAGCAACTGGATATTATCGCCAGCCCGCGTCTGCTGGCCTCACATCTCCAGCCTGCCAGCATTAAACAGGGAAGCGAGATCCCGTATCAGGTTTCCAGTGGTGAAAGCGGCGCGACGTCGGTGGAATTTAAAGAGGCCGTACTGGGAATGGAAGTCACGCCCACGGTGTTACAAAAAGGTCGCATCCGACTGAAATTACACATCAGCCAGAACGTTCCGGGACAGGTGCTACAACAAGCTGATGGCGAAGTGCTGGCGATTGATAAGCAGGAGATCGAAACGCAGGTTGAAGTAAAAAGCGGAGAAACGCTGGCACTGGGTGGTATTTTTACCCGTAAAAATAAATCGGGTCAGGATAGCGTACCGCTGTTGGGCGACATCCCCTGGTTCGGGCAATTATTTCGTCATGACGGAAAAGAAGATGAACGACGCGAGTTAGTGGTATTTATCACGCCACGGTTGGTTTCCAGTGAGTAA
- a CDS encoding DUF2531 family protein, producing MRGKRGLLAGIALCLLTGMRDPFKPPEDLCRISELTQWRYQGMVGRGERVIGVIKDGQKKWRRVEQNDVLENGWTILQLTPETLTLGTGKNCEPPQWLWQRQGDKNEAMDSRTTVDDDTQRTGGKAAKSDADGG from the coding sequence ATGAGGGGTAAACGCGGGTTGTTGGCAGGTATTGCCTTGTGCCTTTTAACCGGTATGCGTGACCCTTTTAAGCCGCCGGAAGATCTATGCCGGATTAGCGAACTTACCCAGTGGCGTTATCAGGGGATGGTAGGGCGAGGCGAGCGCGTTATTGGCGTAATAAAAGATGGGCAAAAAAAATGGCGACGGGTGGAGCAAAACGATGTGCTGGAGAATGGCTGGACAATTTTACAACTGACGCCAGAAACATTAACGCTGGGAACTGGAAAAAACTGCGAACCGCCACAGTGGTTGTGGCAACGGCAAGGAGATAAAAATGAAGCAATGGATAGCCGCACTACTGTTGATGATGATACCCAGCGTACAGGCGGCAAAGCCGCAAAAAGTGACGCTGATGGTGGATGA